A portion of the Thermus aquaticus genome contains these proteins:
- a CDS encoding type II toxin-antitoxin system prevent-host-death family antitoxin yields the protein MDKTWQLQEAKARFSELVEEALRSGPQVVTRRGKRAVVVLSWEAYARLAGRETRLLEALRPQEPLPNEEVEALFPPEREGIAYRKVEL from the coding sequence GTGGACAAGACCTGGCAGCTGCAAGAGGCCAAGGCCCGCTTCTCCGAGCTGGTGGAGGAGGCCCTGCGCTCCGGCCCCCAGGTGGTGACCCGCCGGGGCAAGCGGGCGGTGGTGGTCCTCTCCTGGGAGGCCTACGCCCGCCTGGCGGGCAGGGAGACCCGCCTCCTGGAGGCCCTTCGCCCCCAAGAACCCCTCCCCAATGAGGAGGTGGAGGCCCTCTTCCCTCCGGAGAGGGAGGGGATCGCCTACCGGAAGGTGGAACTTTGA
- a CDS encoding type II toxin-antitoxin system VapC family toxin gives MSYLLDTNVVSEVAKREPHPAVLAWLEAVPLGEAYLSALTLGELVQGVVRAPSERRPRLEAWLDGIRRRFAGRILPLDAEVMEVWGELTGRAMVEGRSLSPLDALLAATALRHGLVLVTRNLRPFEGVPVRVFSPWEAP, from the coding sequence TTGAGCTACCTCTTGGACACCAACGTGGTCTCCGAGGTGGCCAAGCGGGAACCCCACCCTGCGGTCTTGGCCTGGCTGGAGGCGGTGCCCCTGGGGGAGGCTTACCTTTCTGCCCTCACCTTGGGGGAGCTGGTGCAAGGGGTGGTGCGGGCTCCCTCGGAGCGGCGTCCCCGGCTGGAGGCCTGGCTGGACGGGATCAGACGCCGCTTCGCGGGGCGGATCCTTCCCCTAGATGCAGAGGTGATGGAGGTCTGGGGAGAGCTCACCGGGCGGGCCATGGTGGAGGGAAGGAGCCTCTCCCCCCTAGATGCCCTGCTGGCGGCCACGGCCCTGCGGCACGGCCTGGTGCTGGTCACCCGCAACCTGAGGCCTTTTGAGGGCGTGCCCGTGCGGGTGTTCAGCCCGTGGGAGGCTCCTTGA
- a CDS encoding helix-turn-helix domain-containing protein → MGRKKAHSKAWTYLDHPSAFTLIPNPILKQALSGEVGGKRLKPIPRLVYLTLLSRARLEGKEATAQDLALLLGFDPRTVEKALLELWELGLVERGGYGYFAPLRAVLPKAHAVQSSLHAVQGESGEKAVPDELGSVLEEIREEEKKKPPHPLSHPPTPPSAEGEEELWEEPLAEPLGEGHEVEASLAFPPGGSGTSVLTQASPPLVKPGTKSLRAALEGAGLWREFWRVFRPGFATPALFGAYLHRLERGALPLGTAFLEVVARTLEGARRGVVRYPAAYLERLLQELAPEGAQAPSLTSSLEAPPFQDGDLLLLPDGRRGYFGGWTGGGKEAFLEVDGVAYRVPRELLLEARVVG, encoded by the coding sequence GTGGGACGCAAAAAAGCTCACTCCAAGGCTTGGACCTACCTGGACCACCCTTCGGCTTTCACCCTGATCCCGAACCCCATCCTCAAGCAGGCCCTCTCCGGCGAGGTGGGAGGGAAGCGCCTCAAGCCCATCCCCCGCCTGGTCTACCTCACCCTCCTCTCCCGGGCCCGCCTGGAGGGGAAGGAGGCCACGGCCCAGGACCTCGCCCTCCTCCTGGGCTTCGACCCCCGCACCGTGGAGAAGGCCCTCCTGGAACTCTGGGAGCTTGGCCTGGTGGAGCGGGGCGGCTACGGCTACTTTGCCCCCTTGCGCGCCGTGCTCCCCAAGGCGCACGCTGTGCAAAGCTCCTTGCACGCCGTGCAGGGGGAAAGCGGGGAAAAGGCCGTGCCAGACGAGCTTGGCTCGGTCCTAGAAGAAATAAGAGAAGAAGAAAAGAAAAAACCTCCTCATCCTCTATCCCACCCACCCACCCCGCCTTCGGCAGAGGGGGAGGAGGAGCTTTGGGAGGAACCCCTAGCGGAACCCTTAGGGGAAGGCCACGAGGTGGAAGCCTCCCTTGCTTTTCCTCCGGGAGGGAGCGGAACTTCTGTCTTGACCCAAGCTTCCCCGCCGCTTGTGAAGCCGGGCACGAAGTCCCTGCGGGCCGCCCTGGAGGGGGCGGGGCTTTGGCGGGAGTTCTGGCGGGTCTTCCGCCCCGGCTTCGCCACCCCGGCCCTCTTCGGGGCCTACCTCCACCGCCTGGAGCGGGGGGCCCTGCCCCTGGGGACGGCCTTTCTGGAGGTCGTGGCCCGCACCCTGGAAGGGGCGAGGCGGGGGGTGGTGCGCTACCCGGCGGCCTACCTGGAGCGGTTGCTTCAGGAGCTAGCCCCCGAGGGGGCCCAAGCCCCTTCCCTGACCTCTTCCCTCGAGGCCCCGCCTTTCCAAGACGGCGACCTGCTCCTCCTGCCCGATGGCAGGCGGGGCTACTTCGGGGGCTGGACAGGAGGGGGTAAGGAGGCCTTCCTGGAGGTGGACGGGGTGGCCTACCGGGTGCCCAGGGAACTTCTCCTTGAGGCCCGTGTGGTAGGGTGA